A single Colias croceus chromosome 10, ilColCroc2.1 DNA region contains:
- the LOC123694941 gene encoding ER membrane protein complex subunit 2-like, whose amino-acid sequence MADNYEDMSINEINDLLRKWRDNNERKSTEIMLLWEKVNAGLDSKSNEKYLIMEQLIIAALDSNYHNIALIWIEALDAAFPGSLRVLRYKAMWLEAQEQYDKALQVLDQIIKTDETNAPARKRRVAIMKAQGQITEAIKELVDYLKKFISDMEAWQELSELYLQMGEYSRAAFCVEELILHQPHNHLFHQRLADIRYTMGGVENMELAKSYYCQAVKLNPNNVRALLGLVLVTNNLLGHYKSSGSTKRKEVWKLSQWAQSEVSKKQKEAQGSNANALTNMMLAISISD is encoded by the exons atggcaGATAATTATGAAGATATGAGTATAAATG aaataaaTGATCTACTTCGTAAATGGAGGGATAACAATGAACGAAAGAGTACCGAAATAATGTTACTATGGGAAAAAGTTAATGCGGGCTTAGACAGCAAATCTAATGAGa AGTATTTGATTATGGAGCAGCTAATAATAGCAGCCCTAGACTCTAACTATCACAATATAGCACTTATATGGATTGAAGCCCTGGACGCAGCATTCCCTGGTAGCTTGAGAGTGTTGAGATATAAGGCAATGTGGTTGGAGGCACAAGAACA ATATGACAAGGCATTACAAGTCCTggatcaaataataaaaacggaTGAAACCAACGCGCCAGCGAGGAAACGTCGCGTGGCCATTATGAAAGCACAAGGCCAAATCACTGAGGCTATCAAGGAATTAGTGGACTATTTGAAGAA ATTCATATCAGACATGGAAGCATGGCAGGAACTCAGCGAGCTCTATCTACAAATGGGCGAATACTCTCGCGCCGCGTTCTGCGTGGAGGAGCTGATCCTGCATCAGCCGCATAACCATCTGTTCCATCAGCGCCTTGCTGACATACGATACACTATG GGTGGTGTAGAGAATATGGAATTGGCAAAATCATACTACTGCCAAGCTGTGAAGTTGAACCCTAACAATGTTAGAGCGCTGTTAGGTTTGGTTCTG GTAACAAATAACCTACTAGGCCACTACAAGTCGTCAGGGAGTACAAAACGCAAGGAAGTATGGAAACTTAGCCAATGGGCGCAATCCGAAGTTTCGAAGAAGCAGAAAGAGGCACAAGGCTCTAATGCCAACGCCTTAACTAACATGATGTTAGCTATTTCAATAAGCGATTAG